In the genome of Streptomyces sp. V2I9, one region contains:
- a CDS encoding cysteine desulfurase/sulfurtransferase TusA family protein, which yields MPYFDAASAAPLHPVARQALLAALDEGWADPARLYREGRRARLLLDAAREAAAEAVGCRPDELVFTSSGTTAVHAGIAGALSGRRRVGRHLAHSAVEHSSVLHAAAAHRAAGGSVTEVPVDRTGAVDPAAYGGALRADTALACLQSANHEVGTEQPVAGVAALCAEAGVPLLVDAAQSLGWGPVPAGWSLLTASAHKWGGPAGVGLLAVRKGVRFAPAGPAGERESGRAPGFENLPAIVAAAASLRAVRSEAAAEAVRLRALVDRIRTVVAERVPDAEVVGDPERRLPHLVTFSCLYVDGETLLHELDRREFSVSSGSSCTSSTLTPSHVLTAMGVLSEGNVRVSLPPGTAGADLDRFLEVLPEVVAGVRERFGAPAAPLSAPRSPAPATPLVVDARGRRCPIPVIELAKVIGEVPVGATVTVLADDEAARLDIPAWCEMRGQEYVGEERADRGWAYAVRRLG from the coding sequence GTGCCCTACTTCGATGCCGCCTCCGCCGCCCCCCTCCATCCCGTCGCACGCCAGGCCCTGCTTGCCGCACTCGACGAGGGCTGGGCCGATCCGGCCCGTCTGTACCGCGAGGGGCGGCGGGCACGGCTGCTGCTGGACGCGGCCCGGGAGGCGGCGGCGGAGGCCGTCGGCTGCCGCCCGGACGAGCTGGTCTTCACCTCGTCGGGGACGACGGCGGTGCACGCGGGAATTGCCGGGGCTCTTTCGGGCCGTCGGCGTGTCGGCCGCCATCTGGCCCACTCCGCGGTCGAACACTCGTCTGTGCTCCATGCGGCGGCGGCCCACCGGGCGGCGGGCGGCTCGGTCACCGAGGTCCCGGTGGACCGTACGGGGGCGGTGGACCCGGCGGCGTACGGCGGGGCGCTGCGGGCGGACACCGCACTGGCCTGCCTCCAGTCGGCCAACCACGAGGTGGGCACCGAGCAGCCGGTGGCCGGGGTCGCCGCGCTCTGCGCGGAGGCCGGGGTGCCGCTGCTGGTCGACGCGGCCCAGTCGCTGGGCTGGGGGCCGGTCCCGGCGGGCTGGTCGCTGCTGACGGCGAGCGCGCACAAGTGGGGCGGTCCGGCCGGGGTCGGGCTGCTCGCGGTCCGCAAGGGGGTCCGCTTCGCTCCCGCGGGGCCGGCCGGGGAGCGGGAGTCCGGGCGGGCGCCGGGGTTCGAGAACCTGCCGGCGATCGTGGCGGCGGCGGCCTCGCTGCGCGCGGTGCGGAGCGAGGCGGCGGCCGAGGCGGTACGGCTGCGGGCCCTGGTGGACCGGATCCGGACCGTGGTGGCCGAGCGGGTGCCCGACGCGGAGGTGGTGGGCGATCCGGAGCGGCGGCTGCCGCACCTGGTCACCTTCTCCTGTCTCTATGTCGACGGGGAGACCCTGCTGCACGAGCTGGACCGGAGGGAGTTCTCCGTATCGTCCGGTTCGTCCTGCACGAGCAGCACCCTGACGCCGAGCCATGTCCTGACGGCGATGGGCGTGCTCTCCGAGGGGAACGTCCGGGTGTCGCTGCCGCCGGGCACCGCGGGGGCCGACTTGGACCGCTTCCTGGAGGTGCTGCCCGAGGTGGTCGCCGGCGTACGCGAACGGTTCGGCGCCCCTGCCGCCCCGCTCTCGGCGCCTCGCTCCCCCGCCCCCGCCACGCCCCTGGTGGTCGACGCGCGGGGCCGCCGCTGCCCGATCCCGGTGATCGAGCTCGCAAAGGTGATCGGGGAGGTACCGGTGGGCGCCACGGTGACGGTGCTGGCCGACGACGAGGCGGCGCGGCTGGACATCCCGGCCTGGTGCGAGATGCGGGGCCAGGAGTACGTGGGCGAGGAGCGGGCGGACCGGGGCTGGGCCTACGCGGTCCGCCGGCTCGGCTGA
- a CDS encoding cytochrome c oxidase subunit 4 translates to MKIQGQMFIWLSVFILAMAIVYGVWSKEPVGTTALFLAFGLAVMIGFYLAFTANRVDAMAQDNKEADVADEAGELGFFSPHSWQPLSLAIGGAFAFMGVVFGWWLLYFSAPLLLVGLFGWVFEYYRGENRTQ, encoded by the coding sequence GTGAAGATCCAGGGACAGATGTTCATCTGGCTGAGCGTCTTCATCCTCGCCATGGCCATCGTGTACGGCGTGTGGTCGAAGGAGCCGGTCGGCACCACGGCGCTCTTCCTGGCCTTCGGGCTGGCCGTCATGATCGGCTTCTACCTGGCCTTCACGGCCAACCGGGTCGACGCGATGGCCCAGGACAACAAGGAAGCCGACGTCGCCGACGAGGCCGGCGAGCTGGGGTTCTTCTCCCCGCACAGCTGGCAGCCGCTCTCCCTGGCGATCGGCGGAGCCTTCGCGTTCATGGGCGTCGTCTTCGGCTGGTGGCTCCTGTACTTCTCCGCCCCTCTGCTCCTGGTCGGCCTCTTCGGCTGGGTCTTCGAGTACTACCGGGGCGAGAACCGCACCCAGTGA
- a CDS encoding carbohydrate kinase family protein, which produces MRIAVTGSIATDHLMTFPGRFADQLVADQLHTVSLSFLVDNLDVRRGGVAANICFGMGLLGTRPILVGAAGSDFDDYRAWLDRHGVETGSVRISEVLHTARFVCTTDADHNQIGSFYTGAMSEARLIELKSVADRVGGLDLVSIGADDPEAMLRHTEECRSRNIPFAADFSQQIARMDGEEIRILLDGATYLFSNEYEKGLIESKTGWSDEEILAKVGHRVTTLGARGVRIERTGEPVIEVGCPEEDTKADPTGVGDAFRAGFLSGLAWGVGLERAAQVGCMLATLVIETVGTQEYTLRRTAFMDRFTKAYGHEAATEVRQHLA; this is translated from the coding sequence GTGCGTATTGCTGTCACCGGCTCGATCGCCACCGACCACCTCATGACCTTCCCCGGCCGCTTCGCCGACCAGCTGGTCGCGGATCAGCTGCACACGGTCTCCCTCTCCTTCCTGGTCGACAACCTCGACGTGCGCCGGGGCGGTGTCGCCGCCAACATCTGCTTCGGGATGGGCCTGCTCGGCACCCGCCCGATCCTGGTCGGCGCCGCCGGGTCCGACTTCGACGACTACCGCGCCTGGCTCGACCGCCACGGCGTCGAGACCGGTTCCGTCCGGATCTCCGAGGTCCTGCACACCGCGCGCTTCGTCTGCACCACGGACGCCGACCACAACCAGATCGGCTCCTTCTACACGGGCGCGATGAGCGAGGCCCGCCTCATCGAGCTGAAGAGCGTCGCCGACCGCGTCGGCGGCCTCGACCTCGTCTCCATCGGCGCCGACGACCCCGAGGCGATGCTCCGCCACACGGAGGAGTGCCGCTCCCGGAACATCCCGTTCGCCGCCGACTTCTCCCAGCAGATCGCGCGGATGGACGGCGAGGAGATCCGCATCCTCCTCGACGGCGCCACCTACCTCTTCTCCAACGAGTACGAGAAGGGGCTCATCGAGTCCAAGACCGGCTGGAGCGACGAGGAGATCCTCGCCAAGGTCGGCCACCGTGTCACCACCCTCGGCGCCCGCGGCGTCCGGATCGAGCGGACCGGCGAGCCGGTCATCGAGGTCGGCTGCCCCGAGGAGGACACCAAGGCCGACCCGACCGGCGTCGGCGACGCCTTCCGCGCGGGCTTCCTCTCCGGTCTTGCCTGGGGCGTCGGCCTGGAGCGCGCCGCCCAGGTCGGCTGCATGCTCGCCACCCTGGTCATCGAGACGGTCGGCACCCAGGAGTACACCCTGCGCCGCACCGCCTTCATGGACCGCTTCACCAAGGCGTACGGCCACGAGGCCGCCACCGAGGTCCGCCAGCACCTGGCGTGA
- a CDS encoding Ig-like domain-containing protein, which yields MNHTPRIRTVVSCTLLVVTLAAGATACGSSDGHPLSTKPFDASDQVTFNGPSSEEKADPDKPLEVTVKGDEGRITDVSAVDTGGRHLAGELSADGRRWRSTAPLAAGTGYTVRVAMENGDGAPGVRTLSFGTSSPKKLLKVAFGPEAGTYGVGQPITAELSAPITDKAARATVERALKVRSTPAVTGSWHWVDDKKLHYRPKEYWPANASIEVRSNLAGIKVTNALYGADAKPLKLTTGDRIEAITDASDHSMTVLRNGEVINTIPVTTGKPGFSTRNGVKVVLAKEQFVRMRGESIGIAAGSSESYDLPVYWATRVTWSGEYVHAAPWSVGSQGSANVSHGCTGMSTSNAEWFFDTVREGDIVKVVGSEGEDMDPFGNGFGDWNLSWEKWQQGSALHEGAPDSPQTLQAARLRPHV from the coding sequence ATGAACCACACGCCGCGCATCCGCACCGTAGTGAGCTGCACCCTGCTGGTCGTGACCCTCGCCGCGGGTGCGACCGCCTGTGGCTCCTCCGACGGCCACCCGCTCTCGACGAAGCCCTTCGACGCGAGCGACCAGGTCACCTTCAACGGCCCCTCCAGCGAGGAGAAGGCCGACCCCGACAAGCCCCTGGAAGTCACCGTCAAGGGTGACGAGGGGCGCATCACCGATGTCAGCGCCGTGGACACCGGCGGCCGCCACCTCGCGGGGGAGCTCTCCGCCGACGGCAGGCGCTGGCGCTCCACGGCCCCGCTCGCGGCCGGCACCGGATACACCGTCAGGGTCGCCATGGAGAACGGCGACGGCGCCCCCGGTGTCCGTACGCTCTCCTTCGGCACCTCGTCGCCCAAGAAGCTGCTGAAGGTCGCCTTCGGCCCGGAGGCGGGCACCTACGGCGTCGGACAGCCCATCACAGCGGAACTCAGCGCTCCGATCACCGACAAAGCGGCGAGGGCCACCGTCGAGCGCGCCCTGAAGGTCCGCTCCACCCCGGCGGTCACCGGCTCCTGGCACTGGGTCGACGACAAGAAGCTCCACTACCGCCCGAAGGAGTACTGGCCGGCGAACGCCTCCATCGAGGTGCGGTCCAACCTGGCGGGCATCAAGGTGACCAACGCGCTCTACGGAGCCGACGCCAAGCCCCTGAAGCTCACCACCGGCGACCGGATCGAGGCCATCACCGACGCCTCGGACCACTCGATGACGGTGCTCCGCAACGGAGAAGTGATCAACACCATTCCGGTCACCACCGGCAAGCCCGGTTTCTCCACCCGCAACGGCGTCAAGGTGGTGCTCGCCAAGGAGCAGTTCGTCCGTATGCGCGGGGAGAGCATCGGCATCGCGGCCGGCTCCTCCGAGTCGTACGACCTGCCGGTCTACTGGGCCACGCGGGTGACCTGGAGCGGCGAGTACGTGCACGCCGCCCCCTGGTCCGTCGGCTCCCAGGGCAGTGCGAACGTGAGCCACGGCTGCACCGGCATGAGCACGAGCAACGCCGAATGGTTCTTCGACACCGTGCGCGAGGGCGACATCGTCAAGGTCGTCGGCAGCGAGGGCGAGGACATGGACCCGTTCGGCAACGGCTTCGGTGACTGGAACCTCTCCTGGGAGAAGTGGCAGCAGGGCAGCGCCCTCCACGAGGGGGCGCCGGACAGCCCGCAGACCCTCCAGGCGGCCCGGCTGCGTCCCCACGTATGA
- the nadA gene encoding quinolinate synthase NadA: MTTAQPLDVQPTPLALLLLGREADPRSERGVECPGDLPSPSDPDLVARARAAKEKLGDKVFVLGHHYQRDEVIQFADVTGDSFKLARDAAARPEAEYIVFCGVHFMAESADILTADDQAVVLPDLAAGCSMADMATAEQVAECWDVLTDAGVADRVVPVSYMNSSADIKAFTGRHGGTICTSSNAKRALEWAFEQGEKILFLPDQHLGRNTAVRDMGMSLDDCVVYNPHKPNGGLTAEQLRDAKMILWRGHCSVHGRFSVESVEDVRARIPGVNVLVHPECKHEVVAAADHVGSTEYIIKALEAAPRGSKWAIGTELNLVRRLANRFADEDKEIVFLDKTVCFCSTMNRIDLPHLVWTLESLADGKLVNRIEVDPETEKYAKLALERMLALP; encoded by the coding sequence GTGACCACGGCCCAGCCCCTGGACGTACAGCCGACACCCCTCGCGCTGCTGCTGCTCGGCCGGGAGGCCGACCCGAGGAGCGAGCGCGGTGTCGAGTGCCCCGGAGACCTCCCGTCCCCGTCCGACCCGGACCTGGTGGCGCGCGCCCGCGCCGCGAAGGAGAAGCTCGGGGACAAGGTGTTCGTCCTCGGCCACCACTACCAGCGCGACGAGGTCATCCAGTTCGCGGACGTCACGGGCGACTCGTTCAAGCTGGCCCGCGACGCGGCGGCCCGCCCGGAGGCGGAGTACATCGTCTTCTGCGGTGTGCACTTCATGGCCGAGTCCGCCGACATCCTGACCGCGGACGACCAGGCGGTCGTGCTGCCCGACCTGGCGGCCGGCTGCTCGATGGCCGACATGGCCACGGCCGAGCAGGTCGCCGAATGCTGGGACGTGCTGACGGACGCCGGGGTCGCCGACCGGGTGGTGCCCGTCTCGTACATGAACTCCTCCGCCGACATCAAGGCGTTCACCGGCCGGCACGGCGGCACGATCTGCACCTCGTCGAACGCGAAGCGGGCCCTGGAGTGGGCCTTCGAGCAGGGCGAGAAGATCCTCTTCCTCCCCGACCAGCACCTGGGCCGCAACACGGCCGTGCGGGACATGGGGATGAGCCTCGACGACTGCGTCGTCTACAACCCGCACAAGCCGAACGGCGGCCTCACCGCCGAGCAGCTGCGGGACGCGAAGATGATCCTGTGGCGCGGCCACTGCTCGGTCCACGGCCGCTTCTCGGTCGAGTCGGTCGAGGACGTCCGGGCCCGCATCCCCGGCGTCAACGTGCTGGTGCACCCGGAGTGCAAGCACGAGGTCGTCGCCGCCGCGGACCACGTGGGCTCGACGGAGTACATCATCAAGGCGCTGGAGGCGGCCCCGCGCGGCTCGAAGTGGGCCATCGGCACGGAGCTGAACCTGGTCCGCCGCCTGGCGAACCGTTTCGCCGACGAGGACAAGGAGATCGTCTTCCTGGACAAGACGGTCTGCTTCTGCTCGACGATGAACCGCATCGACCTGCCGCACCTGGTCTGGACCCTGGAGTCGCTCGCCGACGGCAAGCTGGTCAACCGGATCGAGGTCGACCCGGAGACCGAGAAGTACGCGAAGCTCGCGCTGGAACGGATGCTGGCGCTGCCGTAG
- a CDS encoding iron-sulfur cluster assembly accessory protein, which translates to MSVSDETTTVSDGILLSDAAASKVKALLEQEGREDLALRVAVQPGGCSGLRYQLFFDERSLDGDVVKDFDGVKVVTDRMSAPYLGGASIDFVDTIEKQGFTIDNPNATGSCACGDSFS; encoded by the coding sequence ATGTCCGTATCGGACGAGACCACCACCGTGAGCGACGGCATCCTCCTGTCCGACGCCGCCGCCTCCAAGGTCAAGGCCCTGCTGGAGCAGGAAGGCCGCGAGGACCTGGCGCTGCGCGTCGCCGTTCAGCCCGGCGGTTGCTCGGGCCTGCGCTACCAGCTCTTCTTCGACGAGCGCTCGCTCGACGGTGACGTCGTCAAGGACTTCGACGGTGTCAAGGTCGTCACCGACCGGATGAGCGCCCCGTACCTGGGCGGCGCCTCCATCGACTTCGTCGACACCATCGAGAAGCAGGGCTTCACGATCGACAACCCGAACGCCACGGGCTCCTGCGCCTGCGGCGACTCGTTCAGCTAG
- a CDS encoding ubiquinol-cytochrome c reductase iron-sulfur subunit, with the protein MSSQQNPEDNLPDEQETAHGAVERADDAFADPGLPAHQPRIQDLDERAANRSERAVAFMFTLSMLATVGFIASYVIFPVDKIVYIWPFGHVSALNFSLGLTLGAALFFIGAGAVHWARTLMSDVEVAADRHPIEATPEVKAQVMADFAAGAEESAIGRRKLIRNTMFGALALVPLSGVVLLRDLGPLPEKKLRKTLWAEGKQLINMNTMKPLRPEHITVGSLAFAMPEGLDPEAHDFQTQMGKAALMLVRIEPDDIKDKRQRDWAHEGIVAFSKVCTHVGCPISLYEQQTHHVLCPCHQSTFDLSDGARVIFGPAGHPLPQLRIGVNSEGNLEALGDFDEPVGAAFWERG; encoded by the coding sequence ATGAGTAGCCAACAGAATCCAGAAGACAACCTGCCCGATGAGCAGGAGACCGCGCACGGCGCGGTGGAGCGTGCGGACGACGCGTTCGCCGATCCGGGGCTGCCGGCCCACCAGCCGCGCATCCAGGACCTCGACGAACGCGCCGCGAACCGCTCGGAGCGGGCCGTAGCGTTCATGTTCACCCTCTCGATGCTGGCGACGGTGGGCTTCATCGCCTCCTACGTCATCTTCCCGGTGGACAAGATCGTCTACATCTGGCCCTTCGGCCATGTGAGCGCGCTCAACTTCTCCCTGGGTCTGACCCTGGGCGCGGCGCTCTTCTTCATCGGCGCGGGAGCCGTCCACTGGGCGCGCACCCTCATGTCCGACGTCGAGGTCGCGGCCGACCGTCACCCGATCGAGGCGACGCCGGAGGTCAAGGCCCAGGTCATGGCCGACTTCGCGGCCGGTGCCGAGGAGTCCGCGATCGGCCGCCGCAAGCTGATCCGCAACACCATGTTCGGCGCGCTGGCCCTGGTGCCGCTCTCCGGTGTGGTCCTGCTGCGCGACCTCGGTCCGCTGCCGGAGAAGAAGCTCCGCAAGACCCTCTGGGCCGAGGGCAAGCAGCTCATCAACATGAACACGATGAAGCCGCTCCGCCCCGAGCACATCACCGTCGGGTCGCTGGCCTTCGCCATGCCCGAGGGGCTCGACCCGGAGGCGCACGACTTCCAGACGCAGATGGGCAAGGCCGCCCTGATGCTCGTCCGCATCGAGCCGGACGACATCAAGGACAAGCGCCAGCGGGACTGGGCCCACGAGGGCATCGTCGCGTTCTCCAAGGTCTGCACCCACGTCGGCTGCCCGATCAGCCTGTACGAGCAGCAGACGCACCACGTGCTCTGCCCGTGCCACCAGTCCACCTTCGACCTTTCCGACGGCGCTCGCGTCATCTTCGGTCCCGCCGGCCACCCCCTTCCGCAGCTGCGGATCGGTGTCAACAGCGAGGGCAACCTCGAGGCGCTCGGCGACTTCGACGAGCCCGTCGGTGCTGCCTTCTGGGAGCGCGGATGA
- the coxB gene encoding cytochrome c oxidase subunit II: MSPNGSDRSSRRPMRRKLPQVLTAGLVLATASGCSYNWEDFPRLGMPTPVTEEAPRILSLWQGSWAAALVTGVLVWGLILWSVIFHRRSRTKVEVPPQTRYNMPIEALYTVVPLIIVSVLFYFTARDESKLLELSDKPAHTINVVGFQWSWGFNYIEKVDGQPAAGPEFPKELDAIPNRFREDFPEGAGGVYDVGIPGTRNPQNGNPGPTLWLPKGEKVRFVLTSRDVIHSFWVVPFLMKQDVIPGHTNAFEVTPTREGTFMGKCAELCGADHSRMLFNVKVVSPERYQQHLKELAEKGQTGYVPAGIAQTDPARNAEKNQL, translated from the coding sequence GTGAGTCCCAACGGCTCCGACCGCTCGTCGCGGCGCCCGATGCGGCGGAAGCTGCCGCAGGTGCTGACTGCGGGCCTGGTCCTGGCGACGGCCTCCGGTTGTTCATACAACTGGGAGGATTTCCCCCGCCTCGGAATGCCCACACCGGTAACGGAAGAGGCCCCGCGGATCCTCTCCCTCTGGCAAGGCTCGTGGGCGGCAGCGCTCGTCACGGGTGTCCTTGTCTGGGGGCTGATCCTCTGGAGCGTCATCTTCCACCGGCGTAGCCGGACCAAGGTGGAGGTACCTCCGCAGACCAGGTACAACATGCCCATCGAGGCGTTGTACACAGTGGTTCCCCTCATCATCGTCTCGGTGCTGTTCTACTTCACCGCGCGAGACGAGTCGAAGCTCCTGGAGCTCTCCGACAAGCCCGCCCACACCATCAACGTGGTCGGCTTCCAGTGGAGCTGGGGCTTCAACTACATCGAGAAGGTGGACGGGCAGCCCGCAGCGGGCCCCGAGTTCCCCAAGGAGCTCGACGCCATCCCCAACCGGTTCCGTGAGGACTTCCCCGAGGGCGCCGGCGGCGTCTACGACGTGGGCATCCCCGGCACCCGCAACCCGCAGAACGGCAACCCGGGCCCGACCCTGTGGCTGCCGAAGGGGGAGAAGGTCCGCTTCGTCCTCACTTCGCGTGACGTCATCCACTCCTTCTGGGTGGTGCCGTTCCTCATGAAGCAGGACGTCATTCCGGGCCACACCAACGCGTTCGAGGTGACTCCCACCCGCGAGGGCACCTTCATGGGCAAGTGCGCCGAGCTCTGTGGCGCCGACCACTCCCGGATGCTCTTCAACGTCAAGGTCGTCTCCCCGGAGCGTTACCAGCAGCACCTCAAGGAGCTGGCTGAGAAGGGTCAGACGGGCTACGTGCCGGCCGGCATCGCGCAGACCGACCCGGCCAGGAATGCGGAGAAGAACCAACTGTGA
- the ctaD gene encoding cytochrome c oxidase subunit I: MSILNEPQGAAPADDSYEDELPVRRKQPGNIVVKWLTTTDHKTIGTLYLVTSFVFFCVGGLMALFMRAELARPGTQIMSNEQFNQAFTMHGTIMLLMFATPLFAGFANWIMPLQIGAPDVAFPRLNMFAYWLYLFGSIIAVAGFLTPQGAADFGWFAYSPLSDAVRSPGVGADMWIMGLAFSGFGTILGSVNFITTIICMRAPGMTMFRMPIFTWNVLLTGVLVLLAFPVLAAALFALEADRKFGAHIFDAANGGALLWQHLFWFFGHPEVYIIALPFFGIISEVIPVFSRKPMFGYIGLVAATIAIAGLSVTVWAHHMYVTGGVLLPFFSFMTFLIAVPTGVKFFNWIGTMWKGSLSFETPMLWAVGFLITFTFGGLTGVILASPPMDFHVSDSYFVVAHFHYVIFGTVVFAMFSGFHFWWPKFTGKMLDERLGKITFWTLFVGFHGTFLVQHWLGAEGMPRRYADYLDADGFTALNTISTISSFLLGLSMLPFFYNVWKTAKYGKKIEVDDPWGYGRSLEWATSCPPPRHNFLTLPRIRSESPAFDLHHPEITALEQLGHDSESDKALAGGKEAGK, from the coding sequence GTGAGCATCCTCAACGAACCTCAGGGTGCCGCTCCGGCAGACGACTCGTACGAGGACGAGCTGCCCGTGCGGCGCAAGCAGCCGGGAAACATCGTCGTGAAGTGGCTGACCACCACCGACCACAAGACGATCGGTACGCTCTACCTGGTCACGTCGTTCGTCTTCTTCTGCGTCGGCGGACTCATGGCGCTCTTCATGCGCGCCGAGCTGGCCCGTCCGGGTACGCAGATCATGTCGAACGAGCAGTTCAACCAGGCATTCACGATGCACGGCACGATCATGCTGCTGATGTTCGCGACGCCGCTGTTCGCCGGGTTCGCGAACTGGATCATGCCGCTGCAGATCGGTGCGCCCGACGTGGCGTTCCCGCGGCTGAACATGTTCGCCTACTGGCTGTACCTCTTCGGCTCGATCATCGCGGTGGCCGGCTTCCTCACCCCGCAGGGTGCGGCCGACTTCGGCTGGTTCGCCTACTCCCCGCTCTCGGACGCGGTCCGTTCGCCGGGCGTCGGCGCCGACATGTGGATCATGGGTCTGGCCTTCTCCGGCTTCGGCACGATCCTCGGCTCGGTCAACTTCATCACCACGATCATCTGCATGCGCGCGCCCGGCATGACGATGTTCCGCATGCCGATCTTCACCTGGAACGTCCTGCTGACCGGTGTCCTGGTCCTGCTGGCCTTCCCGGTCCTCGCCGCCGCGCTCTTCGCGCTGGAGGCCGACCGTAAATTCGGCGCGCACATCTTCGACGCGGCCAATGGCGGCGCGCTGCTGTGGCAACACCTCTTCTGGTTCTTCGGCCATCCAGAGGTGTACATCATCGCGCTACCGTTCTTCGGAATCATTTCCGAGGTCATCCCGGTATTCAGCCGCAAGCCGATGTTCGGTTACATCGGCCTGGTCGCGGCCACCATCGCCATCGCCGGTCTTTCCGTGACGGTGTGGGCGCACCACATGTACGTGACGGGCGGCGTGCTCCTGCCGTTCTTCTCCTTCATGACGTTCCTCATCGCCGTACCGACAGGCGTGAAGTTCTTCAACTGGATCGGCACGATGTGGAAGGGGTCGTTGTCCTTCGAGACACCGATGCTCTGGGCCGTCGGCTTCCTGATCACCTTCACCTTCGGTGGTCTGACCGGCGTCATCCTCGCCTCGCCCCCGATGGACTTCCACGTCTCGGACTCGTACTTCGTCGTCGCGCACTTCCACTACGTCATCTTCGGCACCGTGGTCTTCGCGATGTTCTCCGGATTCCACTTCTGGTGGCCGAAGTTCACCGGCAAGATGCTGGACGAGCGGCTCGGCAAGATCACGTTCTGGACGCTGTTCGTGGGCTTCCACGGCACATTCCTGGTGCAGCACTGGCTCGGTGCCGAGGGCATGCCGCGTCGTTACGCGGACTACCTCGACGCGGACGGCTTCACCGCGCTGAACACGATCTCGACCATCTCCTCGTTCCTGCTCGGCCTGTCGATGCTGCCGTTCTTCTACAACGTCTGGAAGACCGCGAAGTACGGCAAGAAGATCGAGGTCGACGACCCATGGGGTTACGGCCGTTCGCTGGAGTGGGCGACGTCCTGCCCGCCGCCGCGGCACAACTTCCTCACCCTGCCGCGGATCCGTTCCGAATCCCCGGCGTTCGACCTGCACCACCCGGAGATCACGGCGCTGGAGCAGCTCGGCCACGACTCCGAGTCGGACAAGGCCCTCGCCGGCGGCAAGGAGGCAGGCAAGTGA
- a CDS encoding heme-copper oxidase subunit III, giving the protein MSVVATATTVETGHAHPSVNRPNLTSVGTIIWLSSELMFFAALFAMYFTLRSVMGPDYWKEMSGHLNFPFSATNTTILVLSSLTCQLGVFAAERGDVKKLRTWFIITFVMGAIFIGGQVLEYTELVKDAGLSLSSDPYGSVFYLTTGFHGLHVTGGLIAFLLVLGRTYAAKRFTHDQATAAIVVSYYWHFVDVVWIGLFATIYMIK; this is encoded by the coding sequence ATGTCGGTCGTGGCGACAGCAACGACAGTAGAAACCGGGCACGCGCACCCGTCGGTCAATCGGCCGAACCTCACCAGCGTCGGAACCATCATCTGGTTGAGTTCCGAGCTGATGTTCTTCGCGGCCCTCTTCGCGATGTACTTCACCCTGCGATCGGTGATGGGACCCGATTACTGGAAGGAGATGTCCGGCCATCTGAACTTCCCGTTCTCGGCGACGAACACCACGATCCTGGTGCTCTCCTCACTCACCTGCCAGCTCGGCGTCTTCGCCGCCGAGCGGGGCGATGTGAAGAAGCTCCGCACCTGGTTCATCATCACGTTCGTGATGGGTGCGATCTTCATCGGCGGCCAGGTCCTGGAGTACACCGAGCTGGTGAAGGACGCGGGGCTCTCCCTCTCGTCCGACCCGTACGGCTCGGTGTTCTACCTGACCACCGGCTTCCACGGTCTGCACGTGACAGGCGGTCTCATCGCCTTCCTGCTGGTCCTCGGCAGGACGTACGCGGCCAAGAGGTTCACCCACGATCAGGCCACCGCCGCCATCGTCGTGTCCTACTACTGGCACTTCGTCGATGTCGTATGGATCGGCCTGTTCGCAACGATCTACATGATCAAGTAA